Genomic segment of Triticum aestivum cultivar Chinese Spring chromosome 6A, IWGSC CS RefSeq v2.1, whole genome shotgun sequence:
GTAGCGCCGGCGTGGCATCCACCATGTCTAGGAGGTGTAGAGTAAGAGAATGAAAGAGAGAGGTGAAGTGAAATTTCTCCTAACAATTCCTTTTGGTaggattgtactccctccgtccgaaaacaCTTGTCAGAGAAATGGATAAAGATGGATGTATcaagaactaaaatacgtctagatacatccatttcttctACAAATATttttggacagagggagtatttttcttGGCTTCGAGATGACATTACTATAAGCAACACGGATTTTTTtagagcactaaaatgagtctagatacatccgtatctagacaaattcaagacaagtaattcagaacagagggagtagcatttAGTTTCTATATTATTTAAGAAGAAAAATCATTTCCGTTCCTTCAGTCTTTGGGCTATAGCTCCCAAGCCCGTCATCATTTCCACCTCTCTTCTATCTATAGTGCAATGGTGGCCCAGTTTGCGTTGCACATGGGCCTTGTCCCGGATAGGATGTTGCATCCCAATCATATGCCCGGTTTAAAGGACACTTCATCTTCTCTATTAGTCATAACCCATCGTAGATCACCAGAGGGAGTTTCATATCACCAGGTGCTGTGGCGAATTCGCTAGCGGCAATGGGGAAGGCCCCACCAAAATTTCTGAAGCCAATCAGGCATGCTCAGGGAATTATAAAGCTAAATGTTGAGTTTCCATTTGGATAATGCGGCAGGAGCTACTATAGCTATGTTGCGAGACTGCAATGAATTTTTGTGGGGGCATCCTGTTCATATAAAGCGTATGCTCAGGATGCCGCTTCGATGGAGGCATGTGCCCTTCTTGACGGATTGCGTCTTATAGATGAGATGGGGATTCACTCGGTGGTTGTTGGATGTGATTCGCTGGAAATTGTGCATGCCATGTTGGATCCCTCGGAATACCAAGCTTTCGCGAGCTGTGATTACTGATGATTGTCAAAGTTGATGACTTCTTTCAGTAAGGCCGACATGCATTGTGCCCGGAAAAGTAATGGCACGGCGCATTGGTTGGCCCTAGCTAGTTACTGGTGGAACTTCTGGAGGAGTGGTGTGATCATCCTCATGATTTCTTAATCTCTTCTCTTGTAACGGACATGACTATTATTTAATAAATGTCACCGAGGTTCAAAAAATAAATCATATCACCATATGAGAGTACGAATTCAAACAAGGAGCCAGATCATTGGTGGCTTAATTTGACTTGACGATTAAGCCATGTTTGGCAATGTGATGATTTATAATTTGCTTCTCCAGCTTCTTCTATCTATTTTGCCACGCGGGCTCGATTATGCAGTTGCATTATGCTATACTTATTTGATAGTTTGATGTAAAAAGGCCACGAAAATGACTTAAATAAAGATAATTGGTAGCAGGTTGACGAAAAATGATTATCATAAACATATGAGTTATCTTAAACAATCAATAaatggcggcggcgcggtggcatgTGTTGCCTTGTACTCCTTCCGATCCACTATATGACTGACATATGATTCTATCTATAATTTTCTCTAAGTCAAACTTAAgcaagtttgacttaggacaaacctaGAACTATAAATATTTTGGAGCAAAGAGAGTATCTATGCAACTGGCTCCAATATAGACTCCAATGAGACACCTTCGCTGCATAGACATCATGCATGACGATTGGAAAAACCCTACACAAATTGAAGTCTTAGTGAACTTCCATGGGACAAGGCCCGGGGAAGAATTATGATAGAATGTGTGATGCCTATGACGCATGCGGCAAGTCATAGGTATCACGCATGCATGGGGCATAGAAAAACCCCAATAATATGATATTATGATAGAATGGAGAGCTGAAACACAGGGGCGAAGCTTCATTGGGGCTGAACCTGGGCATGGCCTGTCTAGGATTTTCATGATTTTTTATACCTTTACACTCGGCCCAGTTCCCCCAAGAAAAAAAATACACTCGGCCCACCGCATCGCACTACGAATCAAGTCAAGCCTCCAAGGTCTTGCAGGAGCGCACACAACAGGAGCGTTTCTCCAATCCTCTgaactggtggtggtggattgcaagTCTGCTTTGCTTTGGGTGATGCTCCAGCAGATGCAACGTTAATGATTTTTAGATCTCGTCTTAAGTGGCGAGTGGCTATTCCAGTCTTCAAAGCCTTGTATGGCGAGGGTGTTTGCAGGTGTCGCTTTTCTTTGTTGTTGGTTCAGTGCAATTTTCAATCTCCGGCGAGTGACGTACAATCAAAGGAAAAAGACTAGTATGCTTTTTAATGTAATTTTTTTTAGAGTGAATTCCACTTTTTACCCCATATTTGTACATTTGTGACACTAATTACCCTGTCGAGTGAAAATTCGTCTAGAATACCCCTTTGAAAGCTTTGGACCCTCGTTTTCTGATGCATGTCCATTATGTAAGGTGTGAGGTGACGCCTCGGATCCAAAAACATGTGGACGGCCACAAGGAACGGAACAGATAGACAAGAGAAGCTTGGACAAGATCGTCAATGATGCCCTCCGATCCTTACATATATTTTTTACGAATCAATGACGCAACATGCCGATCCTTACATATATTTTTTACGAATCAATGACGCAACATGCCGATCCTATCGACCATAAACAAAGAAAATATAAAACTGGGTTAAAACCGTGTTAAAAGTCTCCAAAATCCGATATTTCGATAAAAGTTCCGCTAAATGGGGTAATATGTGTCACAAATGTACAACTACAAGATAAAAAGTGGAATTCACTCTTTTTTTTACTGGTCATTCTACGTTCAGTTGTCTATTCCTTTCACTGACCTTTGTTTTCCTCGATGATAATCAGATCTAAGATGCCCTTTAGGTGTTTTTATTAAGAATAAAAAAAAGAAACGGCCAAAATTACGGCGCCGCCGTCGGCATCTCAAGCAGGCACAAACGAGCCGTCCAAGTCACCTATGCCTACGTGCGTGCTCCAGCTAGCTTCGTACTTCCAGCCGAAGTCAGAACCGCTAGCTTCTTTGGCCGCCCGGCGTCGTGCTTCTGTGGCCGAGCGCGTGGTGTCGTCGGCATGCCGCGAGCTAGGACCTGCTCGTTGCGGCCGAGCTCCGGAGCCGCCATCGCAACTGGCTCTGGCGCCACCGTGGGCCGTCGACGGAGGGTGGAGCTGGGTTCCGACTCCCAGGTCCCATTTTTTTCAACTTTTTTAGCAGGACATCCTCTGTATGTGTTCTGAACCTGCAAACAAGTCTGTACGTTCTGAACCTGCAAGCAGCTCTGTTTGCTCTGTTTTTCAGGTACATGCTCTGTTTTCAGCACGCCAAAAATTTCAGCATGTTCCATGAATTTCAAAATTTACTTCAGGAGTAGACAAATTCAGAACATTACCAccctcaaaaagaaaaaagaaacactcAGAACATGTGGGGGCGACCATTTTGCTCTTTTCGCATTTGGCTGTACAGTGTTGTCCTTACGGCCCAATGTACAGTGAAGACTCAATCGATATACTTCATGTTTAAACCTTCCTTAATTTACCCGCAACAAAAGATCATGCCTTAATGATGCCATACATTATTTCCTCGGGCATTTGATTTTCCAACGACCAAAGATCAAACGCTGCATCTAAAAATTGGTGTGTACCGACGGGCGCAGCCGTACAATAGCTCATTCTCAGTTGTTTCACTTCTGCATCTTCTTAATAACTTGTTACAGTATGTTCTTCAAATTCCGCTAAATGAATGCATCTCTAGTGAGCAGTGGCAATTCTTGTGCAAATAGCAAGAGGAAATGTATATATGTTGCACATTCTTAGGCTAAACCCTGTTATTAATAACAGAGCTCATGTATTCTAGGATGCGGCACATGATATTCAAGCCACTTGCCTGAGTTTACCACTGCACTGCACATGACACAGCCATGGTTCCACAGGTGGACAGCAGGATACCATCAGATGGATTAACGGCTATGAAAGATAATGTGGTTGTTGTGTGTCTACATGAACAAATAGAATAAATAAACAGTGATGCTCTGAATTACATTGCAAGTTAAAAGAGACAAGGATAGGAAAAGAAGAACTACGGATGGAAGCACATTATTTGAGCAGCGCACAAGCGCAATGGGGATGAATCCCGACTTATGCCGATCGATGAGAACGCAAAGGCGTGCCGTGGTCGAAACCCGTACAAAGACCTGTGCAGCACCTGAAAGGGAACAGAAGAATTCACTTTAGACAACAAATTCTATACATCATCGTATCTACTAGAACTGATCGACATGGATATATCTTGCCTCGCTAGCTTCAAGTCTATACATACCAAGAAATTCATACTGTAGATGTCAGCAAGCGTGTGGAAAAAATGGAGTATATAGTTATTATGTGTTACCTACCTATGAGGATTGTGGTGGAGGGCGAATATGGAAGACACAGCGCCACTGAACATCACCACTTATAGGTAGCAACCCGATTGGGCAGCCCCTAGAGTTCCCGAGATTGCAGTGGGCCATGAGCAGCCAAACGAAGGTGAGGAACTCCCCTCCTCTGGCCAGCTGCGCCGCATGCATCTCCGGCCGTGACTTGCTGGCGGCATGGAGGAGGAACCCTACCCATGCATCTCGGATTTCCAACAGATGTGCTTCTGTACACACCTTCGGGGGCACCGGAAAACGGCAATCGATCAAGAACCCAACCGCCTTAGGCATGATGTTACTGATGTCAGCATTAGTCCCCACGCTAAACAATCTGTGAAGGATGTATGCTAGGTCACTTTGGTTGGAACTGTTTTGGACCGACAGCATTTCATGGTGCGTGGCACAAAGGTAAACCATGTAGTTGGATATCGTCCGGCACACGCGGTCCAAACCACCATCCGGAGTAGCGGTGGGAGCATACCTGCTCAGCATTACCTCCGTGTATATATGGAGGACGAGAACCGGGAAATGAAAATCCGCCTCGGGAACCCGCAGTGACCTTTGAAGCAGTGGAGCAAGATTTGGCCATTGTGGGAGCATGCTCGATTCATCTGTAGACTGATACTGCTTGATCCTCTCCACAATGCATCTCATGACCTTCTCGTCGACCTCCACGAACTTGGTGTCCAACAGCTTACTGACCCAGAGCTTCTGCTTTCGCCCGCAAACTGCATTCACCAATCTTCTGACCACCGCCATCACTTTACTTGACTGCTGGTCGCACTGTCCCAGGTAGTTCAACAGGCTGTACTGACCCATGGATTTTGACCACAGCACCCTCTTCCTCTGCCAGCTAATGCTGATGGAGGAAAGGAAGCTGCAGTGCCGCGTCTTTAGCCATGCCCAAATCCATGGTGACACCATGGCGGTAAATACCGCAAAAACCTCCAGAGAGAAACCGCCGATAAACAGTACATAGGTGATTGCAGTGTCAACGGTATTGTATCTCTCCTTGTTTCTTACAGAGAAGAGCACAAAAGCAGCTAAGAAGGAAATATCTGAGAGACACCGAAGTATGATGCCACCCCATGTTCGAAGCACCTGCGCCTTGGTATAGATGTCGTCGAACATCAGCCCGAGTTCAATCTCCATGGTCTCAAATAACTTGCCTGCATAGTCTGGAAGTAGTAGATCTGAATTCATGCTGAGATCTGTTCCCAAAGGACTGTAACTAGAAAAAATCCAACGGACCTCTTTTATGGAAAACAAAGCCTTGGAAACAAGGCCAGAATAGGAAGAAGTAGTAGAACCCACATGGATCTTGTCTAAATCTGTCAGATATTGTGGGATAGGGAACTCTGCGATGTTTATGAGGCTGCCACAACACAAAGCCCATGTCCTCTCCCCATACTTGATCATTCCCGAAACAAACAGGAGGATGGTTGGAAGAAGAAGAAGCTCCTGTATATTCAGACCATTGGTCGATTTCCAAAAGATGTACAGGGTGAGGGAGACTTGGACAACAAGGTTCAACAAGTGCCTCAGCCAGAGGCT
This window contains:
- the LOC123129083 gene encoding uncharacterized protein, which translates into the protein MTQENHLAMKSSGHLFNEWEIRLLVLLSFTMQLFLFFVGGLRRRITNSALRFSIWLAYVGADMVAVYVLGLISRVHLDATTENHHHLAFLWAPFLLIHLGGQDTVTAFAIEDISLWLRHLLNLVVQVSLTLYIFWKSTNGLNIQELLLLPTILLFVSGMIKYGERTWALCCGSLINIAEFPIPQYLTDLDKIHVGSTTSSYSGLVSKALFSIKEVRWIFSSYSPLGTDLSMNSDLLLPDYAGKLFETMEIELGLMFDDIYTKAQVLRTWGGIILRCLSDISFLAAFVLFSVRNKERYNTVDTAITYVLFIGGFSLEVFAVFTAMVSPWIWAWLKTRHCSFLSSISISWQRKRVLWSKSMGQYSLLNYLGQCDQQSSKVMAVVRRLVNAVCGRKQKLWVSKLLDTKFVEVDEKVMRCIVERIKQYQSTDESSMLPQWPNLAPLLQRSLRVPEADFHFPVLVLHIYTEVMLSRYAPTATPDGGLDRVCRTISNYMVYLCATHHEMLSVQNSSNQSDLAYILHRLFSVGTNADISNIMPKAVGFLIDCRFPVPPKVCTEAHLLEIRDAWVGFLLHAASKSRPEMHAAQLARGGEFLTFVWLLMAHCNLGNSRGCPIGLLPISGDVQWRCVFHIRPPPQSS